The Prevotella sp. E9-3 genome has a window encoding:
- a CDS encoding outer membrane beta-barrel protein, with the protein MKRYLYLLFLSLLTIVPSAQAQLNRDLSPRLNLGLTAGFNITHMNYDISSSVKEHAQNSRGVHIGPSIVYVMPVTGWGLDASVLYDYRTAEFTDINNSDGSTKSRISTSQLTVPVNVRYGRDVLAMLNVFVYAGPQFNILLDKSKEEVAGADWTPCASPLSVNFGIGLMAMDRVQARIGYNLSLKKNGEFIYNGSVKGSGKSNAVQVSVTYLF; encoded by the coding sequence ATGAAAAGATACCTGTATTTACTTTTCCTTTCTTTACTGACTATTGTGCCCTCTGCACAGGCTCAATTGAATAGAGATCTGAGTCCACGCCTGAATTTAGGTTTGACGGCTGGTTTTAATATCACCCATATGAACTATGATATAAGTAGTTCCGTTAAGGAGCATGCCCAAAACAGTAGAGGTGTACATATAGGTCCCAGTATAGTTTATGTGATGCCTGTCACAGGATGGGGTTTGGATGCAAGTGTATTGTATGATTATCGCACTGCAGAATTTACTGATATTAATAATTCCGATGGCTCAACAAAGTCGCGAATCAGTACTTCCCAACTGACTGTTCCTGTGAACGTACGCTATGGTCGTGATGTCCTTGCTATGCTCAATGTCTTTGTTTATGCAGGTCCGCAGTTCAATATACTGTTGGACAAGAGCAAGGAAGAAGTTGCTGGCGCCGATTGGACTCCTTGTGCCAGTCCGCTGAGTGTTAACTTCGGTATCGGACTGATGGCCATGGATCGCGTGCAGGCCCGAATAGGCTATAATCTGTCATTGAAGAAAAATGGAGAGTTTATTTACAATGGCAGTGTTAAGGGATCAGGAAAATCTAACGCCGTTCAAGTTTC
- a CDS encoding porin family protein: MKKIFTSMVVALMMVALPSQAQFSYGITAGLNMTKMSYSESEMKDNAKDNAGFFVGPTVKFTLPVVGIGFDAAAVYDQRSSENGDTKIKSSSIQIPINLRYGIGLGSMAEVFAFAGPQFGFNLGSKDKTLAVDEASNEIHNWTLKSSNLSANVGIGATVLGHLQAKFNYNIALGKTGEANVIDSTTGAVKSVVGDGKANAWQVSVTYFF; encoded by the coding sequence ATGAAAAAAATCTTTACTTCAATGGTTGTAGCCCTCATGATGGTGGCTCTTCCTTCGCAGGCCCAGTTCAGCTATGGTATTACTGCAGGTCTGAACATGACAAAAATGTCTTATAGCGAAAGTGAAATGAAAGACAATGCTAAGGACAATGCAGGATTCTTTGTAGGTCCTACAGTGAAGTTTACACTTCCTGTGGTGGGCATTGGCTTCGATGCTGCTGCTGTCTATGACCAGCGCTCGTCTGAAAATGGAGATACTAAAATCAAGTCAAGCTCTATTCAGATTCCCATCAACTTGCGTTATGGCATAGGTCTGGGCAGTATGGCTGAAGTTTTCGCCTTTGCGGGTCCTCAGTTTGGCTTCAACCTCGGCAGCAAAGACAAAACACTGGCGGTAGATGAGGCTTCAAACGAAATTCACAACTGGACGTTGAAGAGCTCTAACCTGAGTGCCAATGTGGGTATCGGTGCCACGGTGCTGGGCCATCTCCAGGCTAAGTTCAATTATAATATTGCTTTGGGTAAGACCGGTGAAGCCAATGTGATTGATTCAACTACAGGTGCTGTAAAGAGCGTTGTGGGCGATGGAAAAGCCAATGCCTGGCAGGTTTCAGTGACTTATTTCTTCTAA
- the gldN gene encoding gliding motility protein GldN produces the protein MKQIVNMKGYWMLRLVVLTIGLQFSIFNSQVSHCSAQPKKSRIQQNTKSAQQTSSKSQGGMTERMRIMYPTALDMPEDVVWRRDIYREVDLNIEENSGLYYPVEPVGKHLNLFTYVFKLALNGYIPVYEYRLDGTEVLDATAKVDMKTILDNYHIFYEEEGGKLKVDNSDIPSSEVKMYYLKESAYYDQANSSFHVKVLAFCPVMLREDDFGGEASKYPLFWVKYSDVEPFLSRQTVMTSNVNNAATMSLDDYFTLNRYKGKIYKTNNMLGQTLAQVAGNDSTKLTAEQKRIEAELEKFRNTIFGDKEKRDSLENQTADSKETKKAQKGRRQKAEKVKPAKSSTKSSRSSSSGGSVSVRRQRH, from the coding sequence ATGAAACAGATAGTGAACATGAAAGGATATTGGATGCTCAGACTGGTGGTACTGACCATTGGTTTGCAATTCTCGATTTTCAATTCTCAAGTCTCTCATTGCTCGGCACAGCCGAAGAAGAGTCGCATCCAGCAGAACACGAAGTCTGCCCAGCAAACTTCCTCAAAATCGCAGGGAGGAATGACTGAGCGCATGCGCATCATGTATCCCACGGCTCTTGATATGCCTGAGGATGTGGTGTGGCGTCGCGATATCTACCGTGAGGTGGACCTCAATATAGAGGAAAACTCTGGCTTGTACTATCCTGTAGAGCCTGTAGGCAAACATTTGAATCTTTTTACCTATGTGTTCAAACTGGCGTTGAATGGCTATATCCCTGTCTATGAGTATCGTCTGGATGGCACTGAGGTGCTGGATGCTACCGCCAAGGTGGATATGAAGACCATACTCGACAACTACCATATTTTCTATGAGGAAGAGGGCGGAAAACTGAAGGTTGACAATAGTGATATTCCATCATCGGAAGTAAAGATGTACTATTTGAAAGAAAGTGCCTATTACGACCAGGCCAACTCTTCGTTCCATGTTAAGGTGCTGGCATTCTGTCCAGTGATGCTGCGTGAGGACGATTTTGGCGGTGAGGCCTCTAAATATCCACTTTTCTGGGTGAAGTACAGTGATGTAGAACCGTTCCTGAGTCGCCAGACCGTGATGACCAGCAATGTGAACAATGCTGCCACGATGAGTCTTGACGACTATTTCACACTGAACCGTTATAAAGGAAAAATCTACAAGACCAACAATATGCTGGGACAGACGCTGGCACAGGTAGCCGGTAACGACTCTACCAAGTTGACAGCCGAACAGAAGCGTATTGAGGCCGAGCTGGAGAAATTCCGTAACACTATCTTCGGTGACAAGGAGAAGCGTGATTCTCTGGAAAACCAGACTGCCGACTCCAAGGAGACTAAGAAAGCTCAGAAAGGACGCCGGCAGAAAGCAGAGAAAGTTAAGCCAGCCAAGTCATCGACAAAATCCAGCCGTAGCAGTTCATCGGGTGGTTCAGTGAGCGTGCGCCGTCAAAGACACTAA
- the gldM gene encoding gliding motility protein GldM has protein sequence MAIKKRPVSPRQKMINLMYVVLMAMLALNVSNEVLNGFDIVEKSLNRTTENSAKENMAIYEDFEQQMKANPQKVKEWYDKAQMVRHMSDSLYDFAAELKLAIAREADGKHGDPSNIQSKEDLEAANQVMLAPGRGRGEELRLAINSFRERMVKMVPDTAQQKIIESNLTTEVPKGELTLGKNWQEYMFEAMPAAAAVTLLSKLQNDVRYAEGEVLHTLVQNIDVKDIRVNALEAFVIPNSQTIVRGDKFSAHIVMAAVDTTQIPDVYIGNQKMDLKDNLYEIVCGRTGDFTLAGHIETVNGNGDKIRRDFEQKYTVVDPSATVSADLMNMLYAGYSNPISVSVPGVPLNKISATMTNGTLQPVGPGKYIARPSKIGQDATITVISTNTGRPQQMGQFSFRVRKLPDPTPYIDMKDDKGNPVRFKGGVLAKQALMAIDGIGAAIDDGILDIGFRVLSFETVFYDNMGNAVPMVGEGAKFTARQKDTFRKLTRNRRFYISRVKAIGPDGIERTLPTSMEIIVK, from the coding sequence ATGGCAATTAAGAAAAGACCCGTTTCTCCTCGCCAGAAGATGATCAACCTCATGTATGTGGTGTTGATGGCTATGCTGGCGCTGAATGTCTCGAACGAGGTGCTCAACGGCTTTGATATCGTAGAGAAAAGCCTGAACCGTACCACCGAGAACTCAGCCAAGGAGAACATGGCTATATATGAGGACTTCGAACAGCAGATGAAGGCCAATCCTCAGAAAGTGAAGGAATGGTACGACAAGGCTCAGATGGTGCGCCATATGAGTGACTCCCTGTATGATTTCGCTGCTGAACTGAAACTGGCCATTGCCCGTGAAGCTGACGGCAAGCATGGCGATCCTTCAAATATTCAGAGTAAGGAAGACCTTGAGGCCGCCAATCAGGTGATGCTGGCTCCTGGCCGTGGTCGTGGCGAGGAACTCCGACTGGCTATCAACTCGTTCCGTGAGCGAATGGTGAAGATGGTGCCTGACACTGCCCAGCAGAAAATCATTGAGAGCAACCTGACTACTGAAGTGCCAAAGGGTGAACTCACACTGGGCAAGAACTGGCAGGAGTATATGTTTGAGGCTATGCCGGCTGCTGCTGCTGTTACCCTTCTGTCGAAGTTGCAGAATGATGTGCGCTATGCTGAGGGTGAGGTGCTCCACACTCTGGTGCAGAATATCGACGTGAAGGATATCCGTGTGAATGCCTTGGAGGCCTTCGTGATTCCTAATTCGCAGACGATTGTACGTGGCGATAAGTTCTCGGCCCATATTGTGATGGCTGCCGTTGATACCACCCAGATTCCTGATGTGTATATAGGCAATCAGAAGATGGACCTGAAAGACAACCTCTACGAGATTGTTTGCGGGCGTACCGGTGATTTTACCCTGGCAGGTCATATTGAGACCGTGAATGGTAACGGCGATAAGATTCGTCGTGATTTTGAACAGAAATATACCGTTGTCGATCCCAGTGCTACGGTCTCTGCCGATTTGATGAACATGCTTTATGCAGGCTATTCAAACCCCATCAGCGTGTCGGTGCCTGGTGTGCCTTTGAACAAGATTTCGGCCACGATGACCAATGGTACATTGCAGCCAGTGGGGCCCGGCAAGTATATTGCCCGTCCGTCAAAGATCGGACAGGATGCTACTATCACGGTGATCTCGACCAATACCGGTCGTCCTCAGCAGATGGGACAATTCAGTTTCCGTGTGCGTAAGTTGCCCGATCCTACACCTTATATAGATATGAAAGACGACAAGGGTAATCCCGTTCGATTTAAGGGAGGCGTACTTGCCAAGCAGGCTCTTATGGCTATTGACGGTATTGGTGCTGCTATCGATGATGGTATTCTCGACATCGGCTTCCGTGTGCTCTCGTTCGAGACGGTGTTCTACGATAATATGGGTAATGCTGTTCCAATGGTGGGCGAAGGTGCTAAGTTTACTGCCCGTCAGAAGGATACATTCCGTAAGCTGACACGCAACCGTCGATTCTATATTTCCCGTGTGAAGGCCATAGGTCCTGATGGTATTGAGCGTACATTGCCCACATCAATGGAAATCATTGTGAAGTAA
- the gldL gene encoding gliding motility protein GldL: MTQYSKFNVIYHLQKWLDSVPGQTFMNYAYSWGASIVILGALFKLTHLAGANFMLFLGMGTEVLVFFIAGFDRPFDKTEDGKDLPTHVVDDDETDTVANGENNFAHGAVAGGGTIVIGGGVAGSGVASDMQPTGQENGTISFGGGTTGGGIVGGIVGGVVGGVAQPELPDVDAEGMEEATESYVEQLKRLTETLQKVSEQSERLTRDSEEMENLNRTLTGICKVYEMQLKGASQQIGTIDEINDQTRKMADQIAELNRIYARMIEAMTTNMPKSPLG; encoded by the coding sequence ATGACACAGTATAGTAAATTCAATGTGATATACCACTTACAGAAGTGGCTTGACAGTGTTCCCGGACAGACATTCATGAACTATGCCTATAGCTGGGGTGCGTCTATCGTTATCCTGGGTGCCCTGTTCAAACTGACTCACTTGGCAGGAGCTAACTTCATGCTGTTCCTTGGTATGGGAACTGAGGTACTCGTGTTCTTTATAGCCGGTTTTGACCGTCCGTTCGATAAGACAGAGGATGGTAAGGACTTGCCTACACATGTGGTGGATGATGATGAAACAGACACCGTGGCCAACGGCGAAAACAACTTCGCCCACGGAGCAGTGGCCGGAGGCGGCACCATCGTGATTGGTGGTGGAGTGGCCGGCAGTGGCGTGGCAAGCGACATGCAACCCACTGGTCAGGAAAATGGTACAATCAGCTTTGGTGGCGGCACTACTGGCGGCGGAATCGTTGGCGGAATCGTTGGCGGTGTTGTCGGTGGCGTGGCTCAGCCTGAACTTCCTGATGTGGATGCCGAGGGCATGGAAGAGGCTACCGAGAGTTATGTGGAACAGTTGAAGAGACTGACTGAGACACTTCAGAAGGTATCTGAACAGAGCGAACGCCTGACTCGCGACAGCGAGGAGATGGAAAATCTGAACCGTACACTCACCGGTATCTGTAAGGTCTATGAGATGCAGCTGAAGGGCGCAAGTCAGCAGATTGGCACGATTGACGAAATCAACGATCAGACCCGTAAGATGGCTGATCAGATAGCCGAGCTGAATCGCATCTATGCCCGCATGATTGAGGCCATGACAACCAATATGCCGAAGAGCCCCTTAGGATAG
- a CDS encoding SUMF1/EgtB/PvdO family nonheme iron enzyme yields MTIRDLENVTKHSFLCKGLGGLLLVLLLTSCFGSKSASTGGELTGAGGRAFSEPAPYGMVLVKRGHLQMGTQSTDSLWGRQIPVRDISVDGFWMDDTEITNSEYRQFVNYVRDSIIRERLADPNYGGDETYKIEEDKNGDPIKPYLNWKKALPRKPNEDELRALQSVYVTNPVTGEKMLDYSQMNYRYEVYDYVEAAKRRNRLNPAERNLNTDIQVNAEEQVMISKDTAYVDDEGRIVRQTINRPLSGPWDFLNTYIVNIYPDTTCWVNDFPNADNEVYMRNYFSNPAYNDYPVVGVTWEQANAFCAWRTEYLLKGLGPQARYVQRYRLPTEAEWEYAARGRDQNEFPWANEDVASGKGCFYANFKPDNGNYTKDGNLITSKVGIYSANSNGLYDMAGNVAEWTSTIYTEAGIDAMNDINPQLSYNAAIEDPYRLKKKSVRGGSWKDPESYIRAAWRSSEYQNQPRSYIGFRCVRSLANTSSEKVKPAKTSAKKK; encoded by the coding sequence ATGACAATAAGAGATTTAGAAAATGTGACTAAACATTCCTTCCTTTGTAAGGGCTTGGGTGGGCTTCTCCTTGTACTGCTGCTCACCAGTTGCTTCGGGTCCAAGTCGGCATCTACTGGTGGTGAACTGACTGGTGCCGGTGGACGAGCTTTTTCAGAACCTGCTCCTTACGGAATGGTACTGGTGAAGCGTGGACACCTGCAGATGGGTACTCAGTCCACTGACTCTCTTTGGGGACGTCAGATTCCTGTTCGCGACATTTCGGTAGATGGCTTCTGGATGGACGATACGGAGATTACCAACTCGGAGTATCGCCAGTTCGTGAACTATGTACGCGACTCCATCATCCGTGAGCGATTGGCCGACCCGAATTATGGCGGCGATGAGACCTACAAGATTGAAGAAGACAAGAACGGTGATCCGATTAAGCCTTATCTGAACTGGAAAAAGGCCTTGCCTCGTAAGCCCAACGAAGACGAGTTGCGCGCACTCCAGAGTGTGTATGTGACCAATCCTGTGACGGGCGAGAAAATGCTCGACTATAGTCAGATGAACTATCGCTATGAGGTTTATGACTATGTTGAGGCCGCCAAGCGTCGCAATCGTCTGAATCCTGCCGAGCGTAACCTGAATACGGACATTCAGGTGAATGCCGAAGAACAGGTGATGATTTCCAAGGATACTGCCTATGTAGATGATGAAGGCCGTATTGTTCGTCAGACCATCAATCGCCCACTGTCTGGTCCTTGGGATTTCCTGAATACCTATATCGTAAATATCTATCCTGACACCACTTGTTGGGTGAACGATTTCCCCAACGCCGATAATGAGGTGTATATGCGTAACTATTTCTCTAATCCCGCATATAACGACTATCCTGTGGTGGGTGTCACATGGGAACAGGCCAATGCTTTCTGTGCATGGCGTACTGAATACTTACTGAAAGGATTAGGTCCGCAGGCCCGTTATGTTCAGCGCTATCGCCTGCCGACGGAGGCCGAATGGGAGTATGCAGCCCGTGGTCGTGACCAAAATGAATTTCCATGGGCCAATGAGGATGTGGCCAGCGGAAAAGGCTGCTTCTATGCAAACTTCAAACCGGATAACGGTAACTATACCAAGGATGGTAATCTGATTACCTCAAAGGTGGGTATCTACTCAGCCAACTCCAACGGACTTTATGATATGGCTGGCAATGTGGCCGAATGGACTTCGACCATTTATACAGAGGCCGGTATCGACGCCATGAACGATATTAACCCTCAGCTGTCGTATAATGCCGCTATTGAAGACCCCTATCGCCTGAAGAAGAAGAGTGTTCGTGGCGGTTCGTGGAAAGATCCCGAGAGCTATATCCGTGCTGCATGGCGTAGCAGCGAGTATCAAAACCAGCCTCGAAGCTATATTGGTTTCCGCTGTGTGCGCTCGCTTGCCAATACAAGTAGCGAAAAGGTGAAACCGGCGAAGACATCAGCAAAAAAAAAGTAA
- a CDS encoding type IX secretion system membrane protein PorP/SprF: protein MVLRKGFLLLILSLAAVKVSAQYDPSFSHYWAMETSFNPAAVGKQEKINVNVAYNTTMTGFENNPKTMYASADMPFYLFGAYHGVGLRFMNDKIGLFSHNSLTLQYAYKQKLFGGVLNIGVQGSMLGENFDGSKLDLEVASDNAFSTSEMTGSAFDLGAGLYYNHKTWYVGASVQHALNPTVELGETNELEVSPTYYFTAGGNIRLRNPFLSIQPSVMGRSDGVGYRADITTRLTYQYEKRRMYAGVGYSPTNSVTVFIGGDFHGISIGYSYEAYTNGISLGNGSHELLIGYQTDLNLFKKGRNRHQSVRLL, encoded by the coding sequence ATTGTGTTAAGAAAAGGCTTTCTGCTGTTAATACTGTCGTTAGCTGCCGTAAAAGTTAGTGCGCAGTACGATCCGTCGTTCAGTCATTACTGGGCGATGGAGACTTCGTTTAATCCCGCAGCTGTGGGCAAACAGGAGAAAATCAATGTCAATGTGGCTTATAACACCACGATGACAGGTTTTGAGAACAATCCGAAAACCATGTATGCTTCGGCTGATATGCCTTTCTATCTCTTTGGGGCGTATCATGGAGTGGGCTTGCGGTTTATGAACGACAAGATTGGTCTTTTCTCCCACAATAGTCTGACGCTGCAATATGCCTACAAGCAGAAACTCTTTGGCGGTGTGCTGAACATCGGCGTGCAAGGCTCGATGCTGGGTGAGAATTTTGACGGTTCGAAACTGGACTTGGAAGTAGCCAGCGATAATGCCTTCTCCACCTCAGAGATGACTGGATCGGCCTTTGACCTCGGCGCCGGATTGTACTATAATCATAAAACATGGTATGTAGGAGCATCGGTTCAGCATGCCCTGAATCCTACTGTAGAACTGGGCGAAACCAACGAACTGGAGGTGTCGCCAACGTATTATTTTACTGCTGGAGGCAATATTCGATTGAGAAATCCGTTTCTTTCAATACAACCGTCTGTGATGGGTCGTTCTGATGGGGTTGGCTATAGGGCCGATATAACCACACGCTTGACCTACCAGTATGAGAAACGCCGGATGTACGCAGGTGTGGGCTACAGTCCTACTAATTCGGTTACGGTGTTCATAGGAGGTGACTTCCACGGCATCAGTATTGGTTACAGCTACGAGGCCTACACCAATGGCATTAGTCTTGGTAATGGCAGCCACGAACTGCTCATCGGGTATCAGACCGATTTGAACCTTTTCAAGAAAGGACGAAACCGTCACCAAAGTGTGAGACTACTGTAA
- a CDS encoding glycosyltransferase family 4 protein, with protein MNICILTPRFPYPQFGGDALRINEIARYLKHQGHKLILVSLSDGAKPPVAQAKVLYDKVYFVKRNRIVSLFVGAFNFLFGKPIQCGYYSSNAYRKLFRKVIQTEKPDLYIPHLLRMVPYLSELHLEKQTIVEMTDALSKTYLLSSKAEGVGLLKYVYMLEQRLIARYELQVTRRFPKVVLVSQADIDYLKAKEPNATSLTLHSNGVGILEALPEHYNTDKICFMGNMRSMQNQDAAIYFANEVFPLIKKERPSAKFYIVGSLPPGNIQTLASDDIIITGFVDDLEGFIKDSCLLVAPIRVAAGIQNKVLVGMGCGVPVVMTSLISHAIPELRDGDNCLIRDGEQALADACLRIMRAPELRRDMGRKGYDMVLRHYSWAEKLNGYERL; from the coding sequence ATGAATATCTGCATACTTACTCCGCGATTTCCTTATCCGCAGTTTGGCGGCGACGCACTGCGCATCAACGAGATAGCACGCTACCTTAAACATCAGGGGCATAAACTTATTCTCGTGTCCTTATCCGACGGGGCTAAGCCTCCTGTGGCTCAGGCAAAGGTGCTTTATGACAAGGTCTATTTCGTAAAGCGCAACAGAATAGTGTCGCTTTTTGTCGGGGCTTTCAACTTTCTCTTTGGAAAACCCATTCAGTGCGGTTACTACTCATCTAACGCCTACCGCAAACTCTTCCGGAAAGTAATTCAGACGGAGAAGCCCGACCTTTACATTCCCCACCTGCTGCGTATGGTGCCTTATCTCAGTGAGTTGCATTTGGAAAAGCAGACCATTGTCGAAATGACCGATGCACTGTCGAAGACCTACCTGCTCTCCTCCAAAGCCGAAGGCGTCGGTCTGCTGAAATACGTTTACATGCTGGAGCAGCGCCTCATCGCCAGGTACGAGCTCCAGGTCACGCGCCGTTTCCCCAAGGTGGTACTCGTGTCTCAGGCCGACATCGATTATCTGAAGGCCAAAGAGCCGAACGCCACTTCCCTCACCCTGCACAGCAACGGCGTGGGCATCCTCGAGGCGTTGCCCGAACACTATAACACCGACAAAATCTGCTTCATGGGCAACATGCGCTCCATGCAGAATCAGGATGCAGCCATCTACTTCGCCAACGAGGTGTTCCCGCTCATCAAAAAGGAACGCCCCTCGGCAAAATTCTACATCGTGGGGTCTCTCCCTCCCGGCAACATCCAGACTCTTGCCTCCGACGACATCATCATCACGGGTTTTGTCGACGACCTCGAAGGCTTCATCAAAGACTCATGCCTCCTTGTAGCCCCCATCCGCGTGGCAGCGGGCATCCAGAACAAAGTCCTCGTCGGCATGGGTTGCGGCGTACCCGTAGTGATGACCTCGCTCATCTCCCATGCCATACCCGAACTGCGCGACGGCGACAACTGCCTCATCCGCGACGGCGAACAGGCCCTTGCCGATGCCTGTCTCAGGATCATGCGCGCCCCCGAGCTGAGACGCGACATGGGCCGCAAGGGCTACGACATGGTGCTGCGCCACTACTCCTGGGCGGAGAAACTCAACGGCTACGAGCGACTCTGA
- a CDS encoding glycosyltransferase, whose amino-acid sequence MKRALFVIFKKYNGILEGGGIANQRNLTMAQHILGKENVDTIYLHDENKKRSIWNIILSALVFPFGYYNGMTPWKVKDIVKRANDYDYVFLSTSLFGVIAKELKANHYKGTVIAHFHNVESLYYEHTLSKRMPIRKVIINCAAQNDEYCCKYADRVLTLNQRDSDMLHKMYGRDADIIVPIAFADKCQQIVPDKESITSTLPLCLFIGSYISPNVQGIEWFVKNVLPHVNIRLKIVGKGMAKLKENNTLFNDIEIVSDVPDMQPYFLEADFIVLPIFTGSGMKVKTCESLMYGKNILGTDEAFEGYSLDAEKVGGRCNNEKEFINCLNKYIQFPIPLFNNYSRRIYEQFYSEEASVKAFEDVFQ is encoded by the coding sequence ATGAAACGGGCTTTGTTTGTTATATTCAAAAAATACAACGGAATACTGGAAGGAGGTGGTATTGCAAACCAGCGCAACCTCACCATGGCACAGCATATACTCGGAAAGGAAAATGTAGATACTATATATCTGCACGATGAAAACAAGAAACGAAGCATTTGGAACATTATTCTCTCTGCACTTGTATTCCCATTCGGGTACTACAATGGTATGACACCATGGAAAGTAAAAGACATTGTAAAGAGGGCAAACGACTACGACTATGTATTTCTTAGCACCAGTCTCTTCGGCGTCATAGCAAAAGAGCTTAAAGCAAACCACTACAAAGGTACTGTAATTGCACATTTTCACAATGTGGAAAGTCTGTACTATGAGCACACGCTGTCAAAACGTATGCCAATTAGAAAAGTTATCATAAATTGTGCAGCACAGAATGACGAGTATTGTTGCAAGTATGCTGACAGGGTGCTGACGCTAAACCAGCGCGATAGTGATATGCTCCATAAAATGTACGGACGAGATGCCGACATCATTGTGCCTATCGCATTCGCAGATAAATGCCAACAGATTGTTCCTGACAAGGAGTCCATTACCTCAACACTGCCCTTATGTCTTTTTATAGGAAGTTATATCTCACCAAACGTACAGGGAATCGAGTGGTTTGTAAAGAATGTCCTGCCACATGTAAACATCCGGCTAAAAATAGTAGGGAAAGGAATGGCAAAGCTAAAAGAGAACAATACTCTGTTCAATGACATCGAGATTGTCAGTGATGTGCCCGACATGCAACCGTATTTCCTGGAAGCCGACTTCATAGTACTTCCTATCTTCACAGGAAGCGGAATGAAGGTAAAAACCTGCGAATCTCTTATGTATGGTAAAAATATACTCGGAACAGATGAGGCATTTGAAGGGTATAGTCTTGATGCAGAGAAAGTAGGTGGAAGATGTAACAATGAAAAAGAATTTATAAACTGTCTGAACAAATATATTCAATTTCCTATCCCACTTTTCAACAATTACTCCCGACGCATATACGAACAGTTCTATTCTGAAGAAGCATCTGTGAAAGCATTTGAGGATGTTTTTCAATAA
- a CDS encoding glycoside hydrolase family 99-like domain-containing protein, producing MKNTQRNHDHRHTHILHAPERLVYHRTVQTPGIYTGATPDKFKQHIMQAFSLIKDKEPEHQIVILKSWNEWGEGNYVEPDQEFGHGWLDAVYKAINNK from the coding sequence ATAAAGAATACTCAACGAAATCATGACCATAGACATACTCATATCCTGCATGCACCAGAAAGACTGGTCTATCATAGAACGGTCCAAACTCCAGGTATATACACTGGGGCAACGCCTGACAAGTTTAAGCAACACATTATGCAGGCATTCTCTTTAATAAAGGATAAAGAGCCAGAACATCAGATAGTCATCCTGAAATCATGGAACGAATGGGGAGAGGGTAATTATGTAGAACCCGATCAGGAATTCGGACACGGATGGCTTGATGCTGTTTACAAGGCAATAAACAATAAATAA
- a CDS encoding glycosyltransferase family 2 protein, with protein MKQVSIIIVTYNSEKDIYDCVDSIQTYADIPKEDIELIIVDNCSHETEPMFARLKQQWGEDIILIENTQNGGYGQGNNVGIRRATAPVILIMNPDVRLLEPFFRKPLGAFMADKELIMYGMKMMNTPTSASNNSFWCTTMMNGYLRTLLTGLCTRMDLYLPRWMYFSGSCFFVRKSMFEAAGLFDEEVFMYGEEDDIHYRLAKRFGYHFRFDKHLHYLHPMEHRQLTVDYEKKLLEVDLYHHRKKGLSPLATLRTYLQINTTLLVRAYLRKMLGRQDEADFAKLKGFRNELKKMYKEYSTKS; from the coding sequence ATGAAGCAAGTTAGCATAATCATAGTCACATACAACTCCGAGAAGGATATCTACGACTGCGTGGATTCCATTCAAACTTATGCCGACATCCCCAAGGAGGATATCGAGCTCATCATCGTGGACAACTGCAGCCACGAGACCGAGCCGATGTTTGCGCGCCTAAAGCAGCAATGGGGCGAGGACATCATCCTTATCGAGAACACACAAAATGGCGGTTACGGACAGGGCAACAATGTGGGCATCCGACGCGCCACAGCTCCCGTCATCCTCATCATGAATCCCGACGTGCGCCTTCTTGAACCATTCTTCCGTAAACCATTGGGAGCATTCATGGCGGATAAGGAACTCATCATGTACGGCATGAAAATGATGAACACCCCCACCAGTGCCAGCAACAACTCATTTTGGTGCACCACGATGATGAACGGTTATCTGCGCACCCTGCTTACAGGACTATGCACTCGCATGGACTTGTACCTGCCGCGCTGGATGTATTTCTCTGGTTCTTGTTTCTTTGTCCGGAAATCAATGTTCGAGGCTGCAGGTCTGTTCGACGAAGAAGTATTCATGTATGGTGAAGAAGACGATATACACTACCGATTGGCAAAGCGTTTCGGTTACCACTTCCGTTTCGACAAACATCTGCACTACCTACACCCCATGGAGCATCGCCAACTAACTGTTGACTACGAAAAAAAACTTCTCGAAGTTGATCTCTACCATCACCGGAAGAAGGGACTTTCCCCATTGGCAACACTTCGGACATACCTCCAGATTAATACAACTCTGCTTGTAAGAGCATACCTACGCAAGATGCTGGGCAGACAGGACGAAGCAGACTTCGCCAAATTAAAAGGGTTCAGAAACGAGCTTAAAAAAATGTATAAAGAATACTCAACGAAATCATGA